TACCTGTTCTTTCTTTTGTAGGTCATTTTTCGTTGTTTTTGGCGTCTTTGTCTGATGACAGGAAACAAGAGCCAATGATAATACAATGTATAGAAAAAAGGTTTTTAAATTCATGATGAAGTATCGTCAATGCCAATTCAGTCACTCTTCGTGAATAGAAAGAGCAACAACATCGGCTAATTTAGTTATTTTATGGCAAACAAAGCTGTCGCAACCTGGATTTAGAAGGCTTCATTCAGCCCTAAAAAGAAACCACGGGAACCATATTTTCCAAAGGCATAGTCCAGACATAGATTTGTGCGTGTTGCTTTGTTAAAGAGTACCCGTAATCCGGCACCACCCCCAGGTTGCCATCTTTCAAAAAGTTTGGTGCCCAGTTCGTCGCTGGCAGTCTGTAGGTTAAAAAAAGCAGCTCCGCTCAAAAAGCGATTCTTTAAAATTGGGAAGCGGTATTCTGTTTCGGCATAACCGAAAGAAATTCCTTTGAAATAACCAATGGTATAACCCCGTCCACTTCTGACGGCTACGTCTCTTCCCGTTCCTGGGAGATCAAAATAGGGAAGTGTACCACCAAGTTTATAGGAGCCCCAATACCAGAAGGCAAGTACATGAGCGGGGTCGGACTGAGATAGACTAAAGTATTTTCGAAAGTCGGTGGTAAGCTGTACAGCACTTTTGCTACTGCCCAACAGCGTTGTGTTCCATCGTACACCGATATCCGAATAGATTCCTTTGTAAGGCCTATTGGGATTGTCTCTTGTCATATATTGCATATTGAGCAATAGTCCATTGGAATTATAACTGTCGGGCTCGAAGCCATGTTTTTCGGTGTAGATGGTATTGGGCGTAATGTTGCCATTGGGGCCGCTGCTGGTTATTTTTCGTCGTAAGTCAAACGCCAATCCGGCTCCAACAAATAGTCCGTCGGCGATACGTTTATAGACTTTTTCATTAAATGTAAACGCGTTATATTTTGCTCCGTATTTCTTATGGTCGGGGTTGGCAAGGATCTCTTCATCGGCATTGTTCCATTTTCCATGGGGAGTCATGCCCAAACCCGCATCTAAAGCGACCATTTTGACAAGTGCAAAAGCGCCCTGAAAATTTAGTTTATTGTTGGGGGTAAAGATATTATGACTGATATAGAAGACCATGATGTTTTTTGTGGTGATTGAGGCGGATGTCGCTGCGATCGACATGGTCGTTGTTTTGGGGTCACCCAATACTTTCCCCGCGACAGCCTTGATTCCGATCTGACCACCAATGGTTGGGTTGTAGGCAATGTTGGGCATTAAGGTGATGGGAGAGCGTTTACTCGCATGTTCCTTTTTTCGTTTGGGATGGATTATTCTTCCGATTAGATCCGATATATCGTATTGACTGGCCAAGGCCGAGTCACGCTGATGTTTGTACTGTGCAAGAGAGTCTGTTTTTGCATCGGTTTGGGCAGGGAGCAGCGTAGGGATTAAAATTAAAAGTATTCCTAAAAAAGCATGTCGGAAGAAATCGTTAAAACGTAAAAGTTGATGCATACATTCGGGTCTATCTTAAAACTAAACGTCAAAAAAAATAAAATGTTTTCTCAAGTACTCGGAGCCTGTCTTTTTTTGATCTCTGAACAAATGCAAATGTGGTATTGTGTTGAAGAAGTTTATTTTTCTTGTGGAGCTGGAGAATTAAACTTGCAAATCACAGCAAATTTATCTTAGTTTGATTATTTAAACTAGGATATGATAGGACGCACTATATTTAACTATGGATTGACTTTGCTTTTATTGACAGGGGTAGCTCATGCGCAAGAACTGTATACCCCAAGAAATATTCAGCAAGCGATCGAAAAGGGAACCCGTACCAAAACGGGTCTACCAGGGAAAAACTATTGGCAGAATTTTGGTAAGTATGATGTGCGGGTGCAATTGGATCCGGCTACAAAGATGGTGAGTGGAACAGAGACTATTCTGTACACAAACAATAGTCCCGATACATTGAAACGCTTGGCTATCCGATTTGTTAACAATGTGCACAAACCTAATGCGGTACGTGCGGCATACGCTTCGGACGACTACCTGACTTCGGGCCTAAAGATTAAATCATTTAAATTGAATGGTCAAGTTTACGACGTAAACAGCAAGGACTGGGGAACGGTGAAGTTAGGTGATTTTGGGCAGAAAATCCTTCCGGGAAGCACTGCAACATTGGACATTAGCTGGGAATATCCGTTATCTGTCGAAAGCGACCGTGAAGGGCTATTGAATGCTTCCACCTTTTATTGTGCTTACGCTTATCCGCGTGTGTCTGTATACGACGATTACAATGGCTGGGATCTTCTGGAACATAATGGCCGACAAGAATTCTACAATGGTTTCAACGATTATCAATTTGAGATATCCGTTCCGAAGAACTTTGTTGTGTGGGCGACAGGTGAATTGACAAATGCGGCTGAGGTACTGCAGAAACCTATTCTGGACCGTTTCGAAAAATCAAAAGTCAGCGATACGCCAATACATATCGCGACAGATGCCGAAATGAAAGCGGGGAAAGTGACAACACAAGAAGCCTGGAATAAGTGGAAATTCAAAGCAACCTATGTGCCTGATTTTTGTTTCAGTGTGAGTGACAATTATATCTGGGATGGCGGGAGTGTAGATTTGGGAAGTAAGCGCGTGAGTGTGCAGTCAAGCTATGTCGCCGGAACGCCAGATTTTGAACAATACATTGGTTGGCAGC
The DNA window shown above is from Sphingobacterium thalpophilum and carries:
- a CDS encoding BamA/TamA family outer membrane protein, whose protein sequence is MHQLLRFNDFFRHAFLGILLILIPTLLPAQTDAKTDSLAQYKHQRDSALASQYDISDLIGRIIHPKRKKEHASKRSPITLMPNIAYNPTIGGQIGIKAVAGKVLGDPKTTTMSIAATSASITTKNIMVFYISHNIFTPNNKLNFQGAFALVKMVALDAGLGMTPHGKWNNADEEILANPDHKKYGAKYNAFTFNEKVYKRIADGLFVGAGLAFDLRRKITSSGPNGNITPNTIYTEKHGFEPDSYNSNGLLLNMQYMTRDNPNRPYKGIYSDIGVRWNTTLLGSSKSAVQLTTDFRKYFSLSQSDPAHVLAFWYWGSYKLGGTLPYFDLPGTGRDVAVRSGRGYTIGYFKGISFGYAETEYRFPILKNRFLSGAAFFNLQTASDELGTKLFERWQPGGGAGLRVLFNKATRTNLCLDYAFGKYGSRGFFLGLNEAF
- a CDS encoding M1 family metallopeptidase; the protein is MIGRTIFNYGLTLLLLTGVAHAQELYTPRNIQQAIEKGTRTKTGLPGKNYWQNFGKYDVRVQLDPATKMVSGTETILYTNNSPDTLKRLAIRFVNNVHKPNAVRAAYASDDYLTSGLKIKSFKLNGQVYDVNSKDWGTVKLGDFGQKILPGSTATLDISWEYPLSVESDREGLLNASTFYCAYAYPRVSVYDDYNGWDLLEHNGRQEFYNGFNDYQFEISVPKNFVVWATGELTNAAEVLQKPILDRFEKSKVSDTPIHIATDAEMKAGKVTTQEAWNKWKFKATYVPDFCFSVSDNYIWDGGSVDLGSKRVSVQSSYVAGTPDFEQYIGWQQYCIDWFSKNWPGVTYPYPTMTAVQGFADMEYPMMINDSSVPDNLVDARQTADHEIAHTYFPFYMGINETRYGYMDEGWATALEFWIGNAEIGAEKNKELFKDARVKRYIFDPSTEEDQPLITMTSQLSGLGYGNNAYIKAALSYIALRDYLGDELFKKALHHYMELWHGKHPTPWDFFYSINAGAGQNLNWYWKNWYFTNNYIDLKVNGFKQLAGKNTLTITNVGGFAIPFDVLITYTDGSVETKHQTPSIWQHNEKQVILTWTSTKKVKNITLDGGIFMDYTAKDNSWDVIK